One stretch of Armigeres subalbatus isolate Guangzhou_Male chromosome 2, GZ_Asu_2, whole genome shotgun sequence DNA includes these proteins:
- the LOC134214356 gene encoding protein mono-ADP-ribosyltransferase PARP16-like, translating into MDNPNSSMASEKRSSLKEAIGRDPLAADFRLSLFVSAARSFKYDSCLQPFPPDFVSSNKEKNIDELNRILESIQPLADLNVASLEGKSLDLLHWIICKQSNPGLRTVPKTDFDDVFAKAPCLAAFQRPQQIFEVVYREDAHSERRFRENQDQFSSYYAYHGSKLFNFYSILNYGLQQHLNKTALFGEGIYLSAELHVSQMFAPTGAGWARSDLGSHLACTALCQYIDNPSYVKCQEENSNTSDIPEKYILVKNNELVQVRYLLVYGSNRRKVASSEVSSNQPQWQQRVQPMMGERARPSRCVQWIAANKSWLMAGGYFMMLFAIGLMNNPNAHYMKQMFLQKINHVCNALFGGMNERDA; encoded by the exons ATGGATAACCCAAACTCTTCAATGGCTTCGGAAAAACGTTCCTCCCTGAAAGAAGCAATCGGTCGTGATCCTTTGGCGGCCGATTTTCGTCTGTCGCTGTTTGTGTCCGCCGCCCGGTCATTCAAGTACGATTCTTGCCTGCAACCATTCCCACCGGACTTCGTTTCCAGCAACAAAGAGAAGAACATTGACGAACTG AATCGTATCCTAGAAAGCATCCAACCCTTGGCGGATTTGAATGTTGCGTCTTTGGAGGGCAAATCATTGGATCTGCTGCACTGGATCATTTGCAAGCAATCTAATCCGGGATTGCGCACGGTGCCGAAAACGGACTTCGATGATGTATTTGCCAAAGCGCCCTGTTTGGCTGCCTTCCAGCGGCCACAGCAAATTTTTGAAGTTGTATACCGCGAGGACGCCCACTCGGAACGACGGTTCCGGGAGAATCAGGATCAATTTAGCAGCTACTACGCGTACCACGGAAGCAAGTTGTTCAATTTCTACTCCATTTTGAATTATGGCCTGCAGCAACACCTCAACAAAACGGCATTATTTGGTGAGGGAATTTATCTGTCGGCAGAGCTTCATGTGAGTCAAATGTTCGCTCCTACCGGAGCTGGATGGGCAAGGTCAGATTTGGGTAGTCATTTGGCGTGCACAGCGCTTTGTCAGTACATTGACAATCCGAGCTACGTCAAGTGCCAGGAAGAGAATTCAAATACGTCCGACATACCGGAAAAGTACATCTTGGTTAAGAATAATGAGTTGGTGCAGGTCAGATATTTGCTGGTTTACGGAAGCAATCGAAGAAAGGTGGCATCAAGTGAGGTAAGTAGCAATCAGCCACAGTGGCAACAACGGGTGCAACCGATGATGGGTGAACGGGCGCGGCCAAGTCGGTGTGTGCAATGGATTGCGGCAAATAAAAGTTGGCTCATGGCGGGTGGGTATTTCATGATGTTGTTTGCAATTGGGCTGATGAACAATCCCAATGCGCACTACATGAAGCAAATGTTTTTGCAAAAGATCAATCACGTCTGTAACGCATTGTTTGGTGGGATGAATGAGAGAGATGCATGA
- the LOC134214354 gene encoding uncharacterized protein LOC134214354, translated as MSKNHNYLQSAQNGDLSAVKFYLESCSDEVDVNYQDTKLRSALHRAALSTRNSHQMVKILIEGGIDCGLSNDENHTAAEMARHLGRGDLMLLMLEWEFRGVPKREIFYQLLRRNSMELVCVYAVNWKLPHDEAIRLTEEAYEALRMKGVQLEEQTRFEVLQELVKYYGANPTACRDIQDIVMGTDELLEYIDFVLQNTDENNLNETSGEVLMAMREIVKQVFLGKSRYDEAMMEVQHCLCCFIDICDGFEGAEDFSLIINKKLVLCFLCFAAKQLRSGAGRLSSRDRKVRKLLSKTFTLLKEWNSILKIVFYLTEACKLDLKSMNDKIMKQLFMDRCIQVVGEAIKSTQFSPNLSRRMIKAFEFMVSGKTASCYRSFREFHSHGYSVTKYLYEKENDFKSYIVLQENFKTTLTFFEHVKSMMVITLQKRCVGLLYKLKTVKQIRSLAMFINDRLINSSVDPDTLQFFYSEKNVMKLIGNLKCQLMGDSNTSNDLTEMEQLLKSHFEDMYKLGMKHLHMGQSFKTCFQAAKACRNTTDLRSMLKVYLAQPGIKSAIDFFAGQRRSIGIQFRVLANTIVERYGDRNDQKILQTAFQLLCLLDCESVNGLDNLHLKRTNCASEGYVEKVLRESGAYEHYKEIPPEIRRKLRKNVETNVFDVKTRLAILALPDNPKLCAYRKAQEDEFQAAFDRKVATLKSLLINSAHPTGRMYEHQITAYSLSMIAIQQALLEICEICLGVKAMQRNLHHLDHRIPIVSGKNLRDGLAHDMTMYNVISESWAHYFCNAVYYGTLSLKLYDSKDWPNPVIYKQQGSKKLCDKLRWFEMQRRLYEHLKDMESLEIGPNKIDSPDILGTIRETKADFTFHNNNALYQALRHNVQTFVDHIDGERFSKNAQYLIHASSSSLIPRKTPNRMSFHEKVQTLLRTTLTVGDFGLYRTISQKYNAAIAYDAAFKLNPHVLDHLNNLNLTLTSQMLLDCITCGNLASFEWLIEKLEPETISSCSPLQKALCHAQLEMAKSLLEIVTPNQDDAELAVIFEFNEILPRILPHVKDLNLLYLYAVTSGNLEAIKIMERSYRVRIDDDILHQIAIYNRTSILEHFLQDDEWRKRLCDSNERDQTPLDIFAATGNYLAVKMIAQHTDNVASAIRSAAANNRNRIVKFLLRCNTSLLSDLLLDLIGIAIQNNNNTLLKYLLSTQSVKENLNLADQFLAAIQYRNFDALKIILEYDPLSAQTFNPNRHYCAHHIAVQALNQCTKKNIKNHSERIFNLLKTLNVDPCYKGNDGITPLHMAVTLCNLYLVRQLSLLGPSAINEPDAIGRTPLICALISGNLPIVRHLVEQGAHVEDLGTFRHSMAFNAPPITHFLDKNIECLEYAVRTLHLDLELRDSFGCTLLHELCRADNAVFVEFLLEQCQAKMDVRNHNGETVLHHAIRNNSVAVLDYLLKRGDRSSLLEQVNRQGETALMLAIATPGRMPMAVKLVMAGASKDQLLKMIAGKCVAAMQHLKQ; from the coding sequence ATGTCTAAAAACCACAATTACCTACAATCAGCCCAAAATGGAGACCTATCGGCAGTGAAGTTCTATCTTGAATCGTGTTCCGACGAAGTGGATGTTAATTACCAAGATACAAAGCTCCGCAGCGCCTTGCACCGGGCAGCGCTGTCCACCCGCAACTCCCACCAGATGGTGAAGATTTTGATCGAAGGCGGTATCGATTGTGGTCTGAGCAACGATGAGAACCATACGGCAGCCGAGATGGCGCGCCATTTGGGGCGCGGTGATCTGATGCTGCTGATGCTGGAATGGGAATTTCGTGGCGTGCCGAAACGTGAAATTTTCTATCAACTGCTACGGCGAAACAGTATGGAGCTGGTGTGCGTCTATGCGGTGAATTGGAAGCTCCCGCACGATGAAGCGATTCGGTTAACGGAGGAAGCTTACGAAGCACTTCGCATGAAAGGAGTGCAGTTGGAAGAGCAGACTCGGTTCGAAGTGCTTCAGGAGCTGGTCAAGTATTACGGTGCAAATCCGACAGCGTGCCGGGATATTCAGGATATTGTAATGGGAACAGATGAGCTGTTGGAGTATATCGATTTTGTGTTGCAGAACACGGACGAGAACAATCTGAACGAGACAAGCGGCGAAGTGCTGATGGCAATGCGAGAAATCGTTAAGCAGGTTTTTCTGGGGAAGAGTCGGTACGACGAAGCGATGATGGAAGTTCAGCACTGTTTGTGCTGTTTTATCGATATCTGTGATGGTTTTGAAGGAGCAGAGGATTTCTCATTGATTATCAACAAAAAGTTGGTGCTATGTTTTCTGTGTTTTGCAGCCAAGCAGCTTCGTTCTGGTGCTGGTAGGTTATCTAGCAGGGATAGAAAAGTACGCAAACTTTTAAGTAAAACATTTACTCTGTTGAAAGAGTGGAATTCGATTCTGAAGATAGTATTTTACCTAACGGAAGCGTGCAAGCTTGATCTGAAAAGTAtgaatgataaaataatgaaacagCTATTTATGGATAGATGCATACAAGTGGTTGGCGAAGCAATCAAGAGTACCCAGTTTTCTCCAAATCTTTCAAGAAGAATGATCAAAGCGTTCGAGTTTATGGTTTCTGGAAAGACTGCGTCTTGTTACAGAAGCTTTCGTGAATTTCACTCTCACGGTTACTCAGTGACTAAGTATTTGTATGAAAAAGAGAACGATTTCAAGTCATATATCGTTTTgcaggaaaattttaaaaccacGCTTACCTTCTTTGAGCATGTGAAATCGATGATGGTAATCACATTACAAAAACGTTGTGTCGGATTATTATACAAGTTGAAAACAGTGAAGCAAATACGTTCTTTAGCCATGTTTATCAACGATAGATTAATCAATAGCTCTGTGGATCCAGATACACTTCAGTTCTTCTACAGTGAAAAAAACGTCATGAAATTGAtcggaaatttaaaatgtcaacTAATGGGAGATTCAAATACTTCAAATGATCTGACTGAAATGGAGCAACTATTGAAATCACATTTTGAGGATATGTATAAATTGGGCATGAAACATCTTCATATGGGCCAAAGCTTCAAAACATGCTTTCAAGCCGCAAAGGCATGCCGAAACACCACGGATTTAAGATCTATGTTAAAAGTTTATCTGGCACAACCCGGTATTAAAAGTGCCATAGATTTCTTTGCTGGACAGCGCCGTTCAATCGGCATCCAATTTCGTGTATTGGCGAACACCATTGTCGAACGCTATGGTGATCGGAATGatcagaaaatattgcaaacaGCTTTTCAACTGCTTTGCTTACTGGATTGCGAGTCAGTCAATGGGCTAGATAACCTGCATCTAAAACGAACAAATTGTGCTTCGGAAGGTTATGTGGAAAAAGTACTACGTGAGTCCGGTGCCTACGAACACTATAAAGAAATCCCACCAGAGATTCGTCGAAAATTACGTAAAAACGTAGAAACCAATGTGTTTGATGTTAAGACGCGTTTAGCCATTCTCGCCTTACCGGATAATCCAAAGCTATGTGCGTACCGCAAGGCACAAGAAGACGAATTCCAAGCTGCTTTCGACCGAAAGGTCGCTACTTTGAAGAGTTTGTTGATAAACTCCGCACATCCAACTGGACGAATGTACGAACATCAGATAACAGCTTATAGTTTGTCAATGATTGCAATTCAACAAGCACTTTTGGAAATTTGCGAGATTTGTCTTGGGGTGAAAGCCATGCAGCGAAACTTACACCATCTCGACCATCGAATACCTATCGTAAGCGGAAAGAATCTGCGAGACGGCTTGGCGCACGATATGACTATGTATAATGTAATTAGCGAAAGCTGGGCGCATTACTTTTGCAATGCTGTTTACTACGGAACTCTGTCTCTGAAGTTGTATGATAGTAAAGATTGGCCTAATCCAGTAATCTACAAGCAACAAGGATCCAAAAAATTATGTGACAAACTTCGTTGGTTCGAAATGCAACGTAGGTTATATGAACATTTGAAAGACATGGAGAGTTTAGAGATTGGGCCGAACAAAATTGATTCACCTGATATTCTCGGAACCATTAGAGAGACAAAGGCCGATTTTACGTTTCATAATAACAATGCACTCTATCAAGCCCTAAGGCATAACGTTCAAACGTTTGTAGATCATATAGATGGTGAACGATTCTCTAAAAACGCTCAGTACCTCATACACGCAAGCAGCTCTTCATTGATTCCTCGTAAAACCCCAAATCGCATGAGTTTCCATGAAAAAGTGCAGACATTGCTGAGGACTACGCTAACAGTTGGAGATTTCGGTTTGTATCGAAcaatttctcaaaaatataacGCCGCAATAGCGTACGATGCAGCGTTCAAGCTTAATCCACATGTATTGGATCACTTGAACAATCTTAATCTTACGCTTACCTCCCAAATGTTACTCGATTGCATCACATGTGGAAACTTAGCTTCATTCGAATGGCTCATAGAGAAGCTCGAGCCAGAAACCATCAGTTCGTGCTCTCCATTACAAAAAGCACTGTGCCATGCCCAACTGGAAATGGCCAAATCACTTTTGGAAATTGTGACCCCCAATCAGGACGATGCAGAATTAGCTGTTATCTTCGAATTTAACGAGATTTTACCACGAATTCTTCCTCACGTGAAGGACTTAAACTTGTTATACTTATACGCGGTGACAAGCGGCAATCTAGAAGCAATTAAAATAATGGAAAGATCTTACCGTGTCAGAATAGATGACGATATTCTTCATCAGATTGCGATATACAATCGAACATCCATACTGGAGCATTTCCTTCAAGACGATGAATGGCGGAAACGGCTGTGCGATAGTAATGAACGTGATCAAACACCACTGGATATATTTGCTGCAACCGGGAACTACCTGGCTGTAAAAATGATTGCTCAACATACTGATAACGTGGCAAGTGCAATACGAAGTGCAGCAGCCAACAATCGCAATAGAATCGTGAAATTCTTGCTGCGCTGTAACACGTCTTTGCTATCGGATCTGCTACTCGATTTGATTGGTATCGCCATTCAGAACAACAATAACACTCTTCTGAAATATCTTCTCAGTACTCAATCCGTAAAAGAAAATCTGAACCTGGCTGATCAATTCCTGGCAGCTATTCAATACCGCAATTTTGATGCTCTTAAAATCATTCTTGAATACGATCCACTCTCGGCACAAACTTTTAACCCTAATAGACATTACTGCGCACATCACATCGCAGTCCAAGCCTTGAACCAGTGCACAAAAAAGAACATCAAGAACCATTCTGAGCGAATTTTCAATCTGCTCAAAACTCTCAACGTCGATCCCTGCTACAAAGGCAACGATGGAATAACCCCGCTGCATATGGCAGTAACTCTCTGCAATCTGTACTTAGTTCGTCAGTTAAGTCTGCTGGGACCTTCGGCCATTAACGAACCGGACGCCATAGGTCGGACTCCGCTGATTTGCGCACTCATCTCCGGAAACCTACCGATCGTTCGGCACCTAGTGGAACAAGGAGCTCACGTGGAAGATCTCGGTACGTTTAGGCATTCGATGGCTTTTAACGCGCCTCCGATAACCCACTTCCTCGACAAAAACATCGAATGCCTCGAGTATGCCGTCCGTACACTGCATCTCGATCTAGAGCTCCGAGACTCTTTCGGGTGCACCCTACTTCACGAACTTTGTCGAGCGGACAATGCGGTGTTCGTGGAATTTTTGCTGGAGCAGTGTCAGGCCAAAATGGACGTTCGGAATCACAACGGTGAAACGGTGCTGCATCATGCGATTCGCAACAACAGCGTGGCCGTTTTGGATTATCTTCTGAAAAGGGGTGACCGCTCAAGTCTGCTAGAACAAGTCAATCGACAGGGCGAAACGGCGCTGATGCTGGCGATAGCTACTCCTGGAAGGATGCCCATGGCTGTCAAGCTGGTCATGGCTGGTGCATCGAAGGATCAACTGCTGAAAATGATTGCCGGGAAATGCGTAGCTGCAATGCAGCATTTAAAACAGTGA
- the LOC134218542 gene encoding E3 ubiquitin-protein ligase SHPRH, producing MQYCLADIAILRNESSKDGTTFKYEGKNYFQLNESLNVKALLRDVNRLPEYELHQRTEASDSETIYLGLFLRRLRPEEWNDFGCIEQRRRMVQIFFDEVERHDFVRLGELQLREESDGLGAPLSVGQFYERLRECHLGDVLDQSIPEDVSHENLRPTLRPYQSQAIRWMLDRETIRKTLPAQYSRLRCPNVQGVEFFMYLDSCEVVDELPQEIVIPPGGILADEMGMGKTVEILGLLLYNRKKKRKLKELQESDEDEDDDEMQAKEIRCICTKSSDKHLITCRKCGLRQHKKCVMKHCDPATRKYICPECWRSEPLIESGTTIIVSPVSIKMQWASEIAKHINDPSFKIFIYEGVSASGWISPLDLARYDVVLTDYNVLKSEIYFTAENERTSRHEKRFLRPASPLPLMRWWRVCLDEAQMVEGVHNQTTKMVKILPAVHRWTVTGTPIEKSMDNLYGLVHFLDYVPYNDYRLWSEFTRLFQLGIPRPLVHAMSRIMWRTSKMAVLDQLGIPPQTEVVHYITMSDLQNLFYRMEHAKCAIAFRDKAVKLVAEDTSMARLSIQTLNLLMEPMRKLRQDCTIPSVLHRSDQLTMKKMLTPTELHNHLVTSNEMDCKSQLRSIVSSINGMAAIHVIRNEYEQAIKMYKSALRWADDYKGNVSVDSLLQIHALHNILEVFQMQVQNGEQIAPEDISAYEERCAKLEWKYIETYSNIVKGVELELKPATEKIREVTSKLDGKIDGRWWRSVIYRVDRDALKTANFLLKLNVDIRNHDGMARPIETVRGLDYTLTVWLDKLAQNRLQLQKAFKSIDYFVKNLKPKHLWPATEKDAIEKLVRTAFLCHLDPDLPDLPMKERMKRPTCVLCNVKSVLTQYECVIFQMEVVENGPNAKTKGSWQITTQELVLRQIHSFSKRDNLESEIIEAGDLYLAYVEALKTEFKQYSKYWVEINYTAAAYDELNMCRSRLQVVTVEELEESNTRKTIQQILDCEVDETLDDLKVQKMNSEREFVRLKGTLKYLQHLGSAKEIDVCPICQYTPKDKYAVLQCGHHFCVACAPEILRIARKSGNVIACVVCRHRQRVPDIYYVTCSQMGCPEKEITVRGNFSSKIIKIVETVLQLKQSDPEVKIIIFSHWDPILSILAAALEQNNITFRAKTTKFYKGIEEFKEYRNEITCMLLPLKYGSKGLNLTEATHVFLVEPILNPGEELQAVGRVHRIGQTKPTFVHRFIVQKTIEETIHRTIQNDQSGLWSSKQVTVRHLEQLFQLEDDEIVLYND from the exons ATGCAGTACTGCTTGGCGGACATCGCAATTTTACGAAATGAGTCATCCAAAGATGGAACTACCTTCAAGTACGAAGGGAAAAATTACTTCCAACTAAATGAATCGCTGAATGTGAAAGCTTTACTGCGAG ATGTGAATCGCCTCCCGGAATATGAACTTCATCAGCGAACGGAAGCATCGGACAGTGAAACAATATACCTGGGCTTGTTTTTGCGGCGATTACGGCCGGAAGAGTGGAACGATTTTGGCTGCATTGAGCAGCGCAGACGTATGGTGCAGATTTTCTTCGACGAAGTGGAGCGTCACGACTTTGTTCGCTTAGGGGAACTTCAACTTCGGGAGGAATCAGATGGACTTGGAGCCCCTTTGAGTGTTGGTCAATTCTATGAGCGTTTGAGGGAGTGTCATTTGGGAGACGTATTGGATCAATCGATTCCGGAGGATGTGAGCCACGAGAATTTGAGGCCAACATTGAGACCGTACCAAAGCCAAGCCATTCGATGGATGCTAGATCGAGAAACCATTCGAAAGACTTTGCCGGCGCAGTATTCAAGGCTAAGGTGTCCGAACGTTCAGGGAGTTGAATTCTTTATGTATTTGGACAGCTGCGAAGTGGTGgatgaacttccgcaggaaataGTGATTcctcctgggggaattctggCTGATGAAATGGGAATGGGAAAAACGGTTGAGATATTGGGACTGTTGTTGTACAATCGAAAGAAGAAACGTAAATTGAAAGAGCTACAAGAATCCGATGAAGATGAGGATGATGACGAGATGCAGGCAAAAGAAATCCGGTGCATTTGTACCAAAAGTTCTGACAAGCATCTGATAACATGCAGGAAGTGTGGCTTAAGACAGCACAAAAAATGCGTTATGAAGCATTGCGATCCGGCAACAAGGAAGTATATTTGTCCAGAATGTTGGCGGTCGGAGCCCTTGATAGAGTCTGGCACGACAATTATAGTTTCTCCGGTTTCTATTAAAATGCAATGGGCTTCGGAGATCGCCAAACATATCAATGACCCTTCGTTTAAAATTTTTATCTACGAAGGAGTTTCCGCAAGTGGTTGGATTAGTCCGTTGGATTTGGCGCGATACGATGTGGTTCTAACGGATTATAATGTGCTAAAATCGGAGATTTATTTTACGGCTGAAAATGAACGAACTTCTCGTCACGAGAAACGATTCCTGAGGCCGGCATCTCCTCTGCCACTGATGCGTTGGTGGCGTGTTTGTTTGGATGAAGCTCAAATGGTTGAAGGCGTCCACAACCAGACGACCAAAATGGTGAAGATTCTACCGGCAGTACACCGCTGGACGGTTACCGGTACGCCCATTGAGAAAAGCATGGATAATTTGTACGGACTGGTCCATTTCCTCGATTATGTACCATATAACGATTATCGGTTGTGGAGTGAGTTTACTCGACTTTTCCAGTTGGGAATTCCACGACCTTTAGTGCATGCCATGTCCCGTATTATGTGGCGCACGAGCAAAATGGCGGTTCTGGATCAGCTTGGAATTCCACCGCAGACGGAGGTGGTCCACTACATCACGATGTCGGATTTGCAAAATCTGTTCTACCGAATGGAGCATGCCAAGTGCGCGATAGCATTCCGGGATAAGGCTGTTAAACTTGTGGCAGAGGACACCAGTATGGCGCGCCTAAGCATTCAGACGTTAAATTtg CTGATGGAGCCGATGCGCAAACTTCGACAGGATTGTACCATTCCATCGGTTCTACACCGATCAGATCAATTGACCATGAAGAAGATGCTTACCCCGACCGAACTACACAATCATCTGGTTACGAGCAATGAAATGGATTGCAAATCTCAGCTTCGATCGATCGTTTCCAGCATCAACGGAATGGCCGCAATACACGTGATTCGTAACGAGTACGAACAGGCTATCAAAATGTACAAATCGGCACTCCGTTGGGCGGACGATTATAAGGGAAACGTCAGTGTTGATTCCTTACTACAGATCCATGCTCTGCACAATATTCTGGAAGTGTTTCAAATGCAGGTGCAGAATGGAGAGCAGATCGCTCCGGAAGACATTTCAGCCTATGAAGAACGATGCGCTAAACTGGAGTGGAAGTACATCGAAACATATTCGAACATTGTTAAAGGCgttgaactggaactgaaaccCGCCACGGAAAAGATTCGAGAGGTGACATCCAAACTCGATGGCAAAATCGATGGTCGCTGGTGGAGAAGCGTGATTTATCGGGTGGATAGAGATGCTCTAAAAACTGCGAATTTTCTCCTTAAATTGAACGTGGATATTCGAAATCATGATGGGATGGCCCGACCGATTGAAACCGTCCGAGGCCTCGACTACACACTCACCGTTTGGCTGGATAAATTGGCCCAGAACCGATTACAGTTGCAGAAAGCATTCAAATCGATTGACTATTTTGTAAAGAATCTTAAACCGAAACATTTATGGCCAGCCACTGAAAAAGATGCTATTGAGAAGCTGGTAAGAACTGCATTTTTGTGCCATCTGGATCCAGATCTGCCAGATCTCCCGATGAAGGAGCGAATGAAGCGCCCTACGTGTGTGCTTTGCAATGTTAAGTCAGTTCTAACTCAGTACGAGTGTGTGATCTTCCAAATGGAAGTCGTTGAAAATGGGCCGAACGCGAAGACGAAAGGTTCCTGGCAGATAACCACACAGGAACTGGTTCTTCGACAAATACATTCCTTTTCCAAAAGAGATAATTTGGAATCGGAAATTATAGAGGCCGGTGATCTCTACCTTGCATACGTGGAAGCCCTGAAAACGGAGTTCAAACAATACTCCAAATACTGGGTGGAGATAAACTACACGGCGGCGGCCTACGATGAGCTAAATATGTGTCGGTCCCGCCTTCAGGTGGTCACCGTCGAGGAGTTGGAGGAAAGCAACACCCGGAAAACTATCCAACAGATTCTGGACTGCGAGGTGGACGAAACCCTCGATGATTTGAAGGTGCAGAAGATGAACTCGGAACGAGAATTCGTACGTTTAAAGGGCACACTCAAGTATCTGCAGCACTTGGGCAGTGCTAAGGAAATCGATGTTTGCCCGATTTGTCAGTACACTCCGAAGGATAAGTATGCTGTGCTACAGTGCGGTCACCACTTCTGTGTGGCATGTGCTCCGGAAATTTTACGAATCGCCAGGAAAAGTGGAAACGTCATTGCTTGTGTTGTTTGTCGTCATCGGCAGCGCGTACCAGA CATCTACTACGTCACTTGTTCCCAAATGGGTTGCCCCGAAAAAGAAATCACAGTGCGAGGAAACTTTTCGAGCAAAATCATAAAGATCGTGGAAACCGTTCTGCAACTTAAGCAAAGCGATCCCGAAGTAAAAATCATCATCTTTTCCCACTGGGACCCCATTTTATCGATCTTGGCCGCAGCTCTAGAGCAAAACAACATCACTTTTCGGGCAAAAACAACCAAATTCTACAAAGGCATCGAGGAGTTCAAAGAGTACCGCAACGAGATCACCTGCATGTTGCTACCGCTAAAGTACGGCTCCAAGGGGCTCAACCTGACGGAGGCGACGCATGTCTTTCTGGTGGAACCGATTCTCAATCCCGGCGAGGAACTGCAAGCCGTCGGACGTGTGCACCGTATTGGTCAAACAAAGCCAACATTCGTGCATCGGTTCATCGTACAGAAAACTATCGAAGAAACGATCCATCGAACCATCCAGAACGACCAGAGCGGACTCTGGAGCTCCAAACAGGTTACCGTTCGACATTTGGAACAGCTCTTTCAACTGGAAGACGATGAAATTGTTCTCTATAACGATTAA